In Sphaeramia orbicularis chromosome 12, fSphaOr1.1, whole genome shotgun sequence, the following proteins share a genomic window:
- the sez6l gene encoding seizure 6-like protein isoform X4, whose translation MAPAACSVGYRLPNILSTVLWIGLLWTSVSARDKAVPTASSSTQSPALTPGSTNEGDTKGKSSTAVAGGLLQSMLAQKGRLVSQKRDILPSALPQNLLPLLGRGLSISSLPGSHSLEHQSGGLLRRVKPPASAAVSGRGTDPTEPLPTDTHSQLPHAQTETPEQEDEITTVGTMPEMDTDTDTETPLAAVQNCMVNFTDPEGYIDSSDDPPLPDGTFLHCTYTVTVYTGYGVELQVKSVNLSEGEQLSIRGVDERGALLVLANQTLLVEGQVIRSPTNTLSVYYRSGPEGSMGIFQLHYQIFRLSCSLPKRPHYGEVSVLDLLPGGTARFHCHMGYHLQGESLLTCLNASLPVWSGKEPSCRALCGGSVKNATVGRVLSPSPHHGPNATQDRSCSWSLEAPKDQRLHLHLERLALGPTDRLVLWSGLDAGSVVLFDSGRGGQIPFEGVISEGPAVRIQFITDQPNHNTGFNIRYEAFERGHCYEPYLQNGNFTTSDPLYSVGTVVQFSCDPGHSLEQGPPVIECISARDPYWNDTEPLCKAQCGGDLTGPGGVILSPNWPEWYGEGEDCSWRIHVGEDKRVLLDVQLLNISDSDMLTITDGDEVTTRILGRYVGGSSPFKLSSTTPDLTVTFHSDPAGLVFGKGEGFIINYMEVSRNDSCPDLPEIQNGWKTTSHIALVRGARITYQCDPGYDLVGRETLTCQLDLSWSSQPPFCEKIMYCSDPGHVEHSTRSLSDPKLLVGTTIQYSCNPGFVLQGGATITCYGREPGTPVWTSRLPHCVSEDSVSCENPGLPDNGYQVLSKRLYLPGESLTFVCYQGYELIGEVAIKCILGNPSFWSGPLPLCRANHDCFGNHALEVAEATAGSSLDGGNIALAIFILVLLLSVLLGGAYVYVTRCRYHSNLRLPLIYPHPYRQITVETEFDNPLYETGGQDTREYEVSI comes from the exons ATAAAGCAGTCCCCACAGCCTCCTCCTCTACCCAGTCCCCAGCACTAACACCAGGGAGCACAAATGAAGGCGACACCAAAGGCAAAAGCTCCACTGCTGTGGCTGGAGGTTTGCTCCAGTCCATGCTGGCTCAGAAAGGACGACTTGTCTCCCAGAAACGGGATATTCTCCCCTCTGCTTTGCCCCAGAATCTACTCCCTCTCCTGGGCAGAGGACTGAGCATCAGCTCCCTCCCTGGAAGTCATTCCCTGGAGCATCAAAGTGGGGGATTACTGAGGAGGGTAAAACCCCCAGCATCAGCTGCAGTGTCAGGTCGAGGCACCGATCCAACTGAGCCTCTTCCTACAGATACACACTCGCAGTTGCCTCATGCACAGACAGAAACCCCTGAGCAGGAGGATGAAATCACCACTGTGGGCACGATGCCGGAGatggacacagacacagacacagaaacacCTTTGGCAG CTGTGCAGAACTGCATGGTGAATTTCACAGACCCAGAGGGATACATAGACTCCTCTGATGACCCCCCTTTACCAGACGGCACCTTCTTACACTGCACCTACACAGTCACTGTGTACACTGGATACGGAGTGGAGctccag GTGAAAAGTGTGAACCTGTCGGAGGGTGAGCAGCTGTCCATCCGAGGTGTAGATGAAAGAGGGGCCCTGCTGGTTTTGGCCAACCAGACTCTGCTGGTTGAAGGCCAGGTGATCCGCAGCCCCACCAACACCCTGTCTGTCTATTACCGCTCTGGACCAGAGGGAAGTATGGGCATCTTCCAGCTCCACTATCAGA TCTTCAGGCTGAGCTGTTCTCTGCCCAAAAGGCCTCACTATGGGGAGGTGTCAGTGCTGGATCTGCTCCCTGGAGGTACCGCCCGCTTTCACTGTCACATGGGTTACCACCTACAGGGGGAGTCACTGCTCACCTGCCTCAACGCCTCCCTGCCAGTGTGGAGTGGCAAAGAGCCCAGCTGCAGGG CTCTTTGTGGAGGCTCAGTGAAAAATGCCACAGTAGGGAGAGTACTGTCTCCCTCTCCACACCACGGACCCAATGCGACCCAAGACCGCTCCTGTTCGTGGTCCCTAGAGGCCCCAAAGGACCAGAGGCTCCACCTCCACCTGGAGAGGCTCGCTTTGGGACCCACCGACAG GCTGGTGCTGTGGAGCGGTCTGGACGCTGGCTCTGTGGTGCTGTTTGACTCAGGGCGGGGAGGACAGATACCTTTTGAGGGGGTGATCAGTGAGGGTCCAGCTGTACGAATCCAGTTCATCACTGATCAGCCCAATCACAACACAGGATTTAACATCCGCTATGAAg CTTTTGAGCGTGGCCACTGCTATGAGCCATACCTCCAGAATGGAAATTTCACAACCTCTGACCCTTTGTATAGTGTTGGTACCGTGGTCCAGTTCAGCTGTGACCCAGGTCATTCTCTAGAACAAGGACCCCCAGTTATTGAGTGTATCAGTGCAAGAGATCCATACTGGAATGATACAGAGCCACTATGTAAAG CACAATGTGGGGGTGACCTGACAGGTCCAGGAGGGGTGATCCTGTCTCCAAACTGGCCAGAGTGGTACGGAGAGGGAGAGGACTGCAGCTGGAGGATACACGTTGGGGAGGACAAACGAGTGTTGCTCGATGTACAACT ACTGAACATCAGCGACAGTGACATGCTGACCATCACCGACGGCGATGAGGTCACAACCCGTATCCTGGGGCGATACGTTGGAGGAAGCAGCCCCTTTAAGCTCTCCTCCACTACCCCTGACCTGACTGTCACCTTCCATTCAGATCCCGCGGGGCTCGTCTTCGGCAAGGGCGAGGGTTTCATAATTAATTACATGG AGGTGTCCAGAAACGACTCCTGTCCAGACCTGCCTGAGATCCAAAATGGATGGAAGACAACGTCCCACATTGCTCTGGTGCGGGGGGCTCGTATCACCTACCAGTGTGATCCCGGTTATGACCTGGTGGGACGGGAGACCCTTACCTGTCAGTTAGACCTCTCCTGGAGCTCCCAGCCCCCCTTCTGTGAAAAGA TCATGTACTGCTCCGATCCTGGACATGTAGAACACTCTACCAGATCGCTGTCAGACCCGAAACTCCTTGTGGGGACGACGATTCAGTACAGCTGCAATCCAGGTTTTGTCCTGCAGGGCGGAGCCACTATCACCTGCTATGGCCGGGAGCCAGGGACCCCTGTTTGGACGTCTCGACTGCCTCACTGTGTCT ctgAGGATTCTGTTTCCTGTGAGAACCCCGGTCTCCCTGACAACGGCTACCAGGTCCTGTCCAAGAGGCTTTACCTGCCCGGCGAGTCACTCACCTTTGTCTGTTACCAAGGTTACGAGCTCATTGGGGAGGTTGCAATTAAATGCATCCTTGGAAACCCATCGTTTTGGAGCGGACCTCTACCACTCTGCAGGG CCAACCATGACTGCTTTGGCAACCATGCTTTGGAAG TTGCAGAAGCGACAGCGGGCTCCTCTCTGGATGGAGGGAACATAGCCTTGGCCATCTTCATCCTGGTGCTTTTGTTGTCTGTACTGCTGGGAGGGGCTTATGTCTACGTCACGCG GTGCCGATATCACTCCAATTTAAGGCTGCCTCTTATCTACCCACATCCATACCGACAGATCACTGTGGAGACAGAATTTGACAACCCACTATATGAGACAGGAGGG CAGGACACTCGTGAATATGAAGTATCAATATGA
- the sez6l gene encoding seizure 6-like protein isoform X3, producing the protein MAPAACSVGYRLPNILSTVLWIGLLWTSVSARDKAVPTASSSTQSPALTPGSTNEGDTKGKSSTAVAGGLLQSMLAQKGRLVSQKRDILPSALPQNLLPLLGRGLSISSLPGSHSLEHQSGGLLRRVKPPASAAVSGRGTDPTEPLPTDTHSQLPHAQTETPEQEDEITTVGTMPEMDTDTDTETPLAAVQNCMVNFTDPEGYIDSSDDPPLPDGTFLHCTYTVTVYTGYGVELQVKSVNLSEGEQLSIRGVDERGALLVLANQTLLVEGQVIRSPTNTLSVYYRSGPEGSMGIFQLHYQIFRLSCSLPKRPHYGEVSVLDLLPGGTARFHCHMGYHLQGESLLTCLNASLPVWSGKEPSCRALCGGSVKNATVGRVLSPSPHHGPNATQDRSCSWSLEAPKDQRLHLHLERLALGPTDRLVLWSGLDAGSVVLFDSGRGGQIPFEGVISEGPAVRIQFITDQPNHNTGFNIRYEAFERGHCYEPYLQNGNFTTSDPLYSVGTVVQFSCDPGHSLEQGPPVIECISARDPYWNDTEPLCKAQCGGDLTGPGGVILSPNWPEWYGEGEDCSWRIHVGEDKRVLLDVQLLNISDSDMLTITDGDEVTTRILGRYVGGSSPFKLSSTTPDLTVTFHSDPAGLVFGKGEGFIINYMEVSRNDSCPDLPEIQNGWKTTSHIALVRGARITYQCDPGYDLVGRETLTCQLDLSWSSQPPFCEKIMYCSDPGHVEHSTRSLSDPKLLVGTTIQYSCNPGFVLQGGATITCYGREPGTPVWTSRLPHCVSEDSVSCENPGLPDNGYQVLSKRLYLPGESLTFVCYQGYELIGEVAIKCILGNPSFWSGPLPLCRVAEATAGSSLDGGNIALAIFILVLLLSVLLGGAYVYVTRCRYHSNLRLPLIYPHPYRQITVETEFDNPLYETGGDTREYEVSI; encoded by the exons ATAAAGCAGTCCCCACAGCCTCCTCCTCTACCCAGTCCCCAGCACTAACACCAGGGAGCACAAATGAAGGCGACACCAAAGGCAAAAGCTCCACTGCTGTGGCTGGAGGTTTGCTCCAGTCCATGCTGGCTCAGAAAGGACGACTTGTCTCCCAGAAACGGGATATTCTCCCCTCTGCTTTGCCCCAGAATCTACTCCCTCTCCTGGGCAGAGGACTGAGCATCAGCTCCCTCCCTGGAAGTCATTCCCTGGAGCATCAAAGTGGGGGATTACTGAGGAGGGTAAAACCCCCAGCATCAGCTGCAGTGTCAGGTCGAGGCACCGATCCAACTGAGCCTCTTCCTACAGATACACACTCGCAGTTGCCTCATGCACAGACAGAAACCCCTGAGCAGGAGGATGAAATCACCACTGTGGGCACGATGCCGGAGatggacacagacacagacacagaaacacCTTTGGCAG CTGTGCAGAACTGCATGGTGAATTTCACAGACCCAGAGGGATACATAGACTCCTCTGATGACCCCCCTTTACCAGACGGCACCTTCTTACACTGCACCTACACAGTCACTGTGTACACTGGATACGGAGTGGAGctccag GTGAAAAGTGTGAACCTGTCGGAGGGTGAGCAGCTGTCCATCCGAGGTGTAGATGAAAGAGGGGCCCTGCTGGTTTTGGCCAACCAGACTCTGCTGGTTGAAGGCCAGGTGATCCGCAGCCCCACCAACACCCTGTCTGTCTATTACCGCTCTGGACCAGAGGGAAGTATGGGCATCTTCCAGCTCCACTATCAGA TCTTCAGGCTGAGCTGTTCTCTGCCCAAAAGGCCTCACTATGGGGAGGTGTCAGTGCTGGATCTGCTCCCTGGAGGTACCGCCCGCTTTCACTGTCACATGGGTTACCACCTACAGGGGGAGTCACTGCTCACCTGCCTCAACGCCTCCCTGCCAGTGTGGAGTGGCAAAGAGCCCAGCTGCAGGG CTCTTTGTGGAGGCTCAGTGAAAAATGCCACAGTAGGGAGAGTACTGTCTCCCTCTCCACACCACGGACCCAATGCGACCCAAGACCGCTCCTGTTCGTGGTCCCTAGAGGCCCCAAAGGACCAGAGGCTCCACCTCCACCTGGAGAGGCTCGCTTTGGGACCCACCGACAG GCTGGTGCTGTGGAGCGGTCTGGACGCTGGCTCTGTGGTGCTGTTTGACTCAGGGCGGGGAGGACAGATACCTTTTGAGGGGGTGATCAGTGAGGGTCCAGCTGTACGAATCCAGTTCATCACTGATCAGCCCAATCACAACACAGGATTTAACATCCGCTATGAAg CTTTTGAGCGTGGCCACTGCTATGAGCCATACCTCCAGAATGGAAATTTCACAACCTCTGACCCTTTGTATAGTGTTGGTACCGTGGTCCAGTTCAGCTGTGACCCAGGTCATTCTCTAGAACAAGGACCCCCAGTTATTGAGTGTATCAGTGCAAGAGATCCATACTGGAATGATACAGAGCCACTATGTAAAG CACAATGTGGGGGTGACCTGACAGGTCCAGGAGGGGTGATCCTGTCTCCAAACTGGCCAGAGTGGTACGGAGAGGGAGAGGACTGCAGCTGGAGGATACACGTTGGGGAGGACAAACGAGTGTTGCTCGATGTACAACT ACTGAACATCAGCGACAGTGACATGCTGACCATCACCGACGGCGATGAGGTCACAACCCGTATCCTGGGGCGATACGTTGGAGGAAGCAGCCCCTTTAAGCTCTCCTCCACTACCCCTGACCTGACTGTCACCTTCCATTCAGATCCCGCGGGGCTCGTCTTCGGCAAGGGCGAGGGTTTCATAATTAATTACATGG AGGTGTCCAGAAACGACTCCTGTCCAGACCTGCCTGAGATCCAAAATGGATGGAAGACAACGTCCCACATTGCTCTGGTGCGGGGGGCTCGTATCACCTACCAGTGTGATCCCGGTTATGACCTGGTGGGACGGGAGACCCTTACCTGTCAGTTAGACCTCTCCTGGAGCTCCCAGCCCCCCTTCTGTGAAAAGA TCATGTACTGCTCCGATCCTGGACATGTAGAACACTCTACCAGATCGCTGTCAGACCCGAAACTCCTTGTGGGGACGACGATTCAGTACAGCTGCAATCCAGGTTTTGTCCTGCAGGGCGGAGCCACTATCACCTGCTATGGCCGGGAGCCAGGGACCCCTGTTTGGACGTCTCGACTGCCTCACTGTGTCT ctgAGGATTCTGTTTCCTGTGAGAACCCCGGTCTCCCTGACAACGGCTACCAGGTCCTGTCCAAGAGGCTTTACCTGCCCGGCGAGTCACTCACCTTTGTCTGTTACCAAGGTTACGAGCTCATTGGGGAGGTTGCAATTAAATGCATCCTTGGAAACCCATCGTTTTGGAGCGGACCTCTACCACTCTGCAGGG TTGCAGAAGCGACAGCGGGCTCCTCTCTGGATGGAGGGAACATAGCCTTGGCCATCTTCATCCTGGTGCTTTTGTTGTCTGTACTGCTGGGAGGGGCTTATGTCTACGTCACGCG GTGCCGATATCACTCCAATTTAAGGCTGCCTCTTATCTACCCACATCCATACCGACAGATCACTGTGGAGACAGAATTTGACAACCCACTATATGAGACAGGAGGG GACACTCGTGAATATGAAGTATCAATATGA
- the sez6l gene encoding seizure 6-like protein isoform X2 yields the protein MAPAACSVGYRLPNILSTVLWIGLLWTSVSARDKAVPTASSSTQSPALTPGSTNEGDTKGKSSTAVAGGLLQSMLAQKGRLVSQKRDILPSALPQNLLPLLGRGLSISSLPGSHSLEHQSGGLLRRVKPPASAAVSGRGTDPTEPLPTDTHSQLPHAQTETPEQEDEITTVGTMPEMDTDTDTETPLAAVQNCMVNFTDPEGYIDSSDDPPLPDGTFLHCTYTVTVYTGYGVELQVKSVNLSEGEQLSIRGVDERGALLVLANQTLLVEGQVIRSPTNTLSVYYRSGPEGSMGIFQLHYQIFRLSCSLPKRPHYGEVSVLDLLPGGTARFHCHMGYHLQGESLLTCLNASLPVWSGKEPSCRALCGGSVKNATVGRVLSPSPHHGPNATQDRSCSWSLEAPKDQRLHLHLERLALGPTDRLVLWSGLDAGSVVLFDSGRGGQIPFEGVISEGPAVRIQFITDQPNHNTGFNIRYEAFERGHCYEPYLQNGNFTTSDPLYSVGTVVQFSCDPGHSLEQGPPVIECISARDPYWNDTEPLCKAQCGGDLTGPGGVILSPNWPEWYGEGEDCSWRIHVGEDKRVLLDVQLLNISDSDMLTITDGDEVTTRILGRYVGGSSPFKLSSTTPDLTVTFHSDPAGLVFGKGEGFIINYMEVSRNDSCPDLPEIQNGWKTTSHIALVRGARITYQCDPGYDLVGRETLTCQLDLSWSSQPPFCEKIMYCSDPGHVEHSTRSLSDPKLLVGTTIQYSCNPGFVLQGGATITCYGREPGTPVWTSRLPHCVSEDSVSCENPGLPDNGYQVLSKRLYLPGESLTFVCYQGYELIGEVAIKCILGNPSFWSGPLPLCRVAEATAGSSLDGGNIALAIFILVLLLSVLLGGAYVYVTRCRYHSNLRLPLIYPHPYRQITVETEFDNPLYETGGQDTREYEVSI from the exons ATAAAGCAGTCCCCACAGCCTCCTCCTCTACCCAGTCCCCAGCACTAACACCAGGGAGCACAAATGAAGGCGACACCAAAGGCAAAAGCTCCACTGCTGTGGCTGGAGGTTTGCTCCAGTCCATGCTGGCTCAGAAAGGACGACTTGTCTCCCAGAAACGGGATATTCTCCCCTCTGCTTTGCCCCAGAATCTACTCCCTCTCCTGGGCAGAGGACTGAGCATCAGCTCCCTCCCTGGAAGTCATTCCCTGGAGCATCAAAGTGGGGGATTACTGAGGAGGGTAAAACCCCCAGCATCAGCTGCAGTGTCAGGTCGAGGCACCGATCCAACTGAGCCTCTTCCTACAGATACACACTCGCAGTTGCCTCATGCACAGACAGAAACCCCTGAGCAGGAGGATGAAATCACCACTGTGGGCACGATGCCGGAGatggacacagacacagacacagaaacacCTTTGGCAG CTGTGCAGAACTGCATGGTGAATTTCACAGACCCAGAGGGATACATAGACTCCTCTGATGACCCCCCTTTACCAGACGGCACCTTCTTACACTGCACCTACACAGTCACTGTGTACACTGGATACGGAGTGGAGctccag GTGAAAAGTGTGAACCTGTCGGAGGGTGAGCAGCTGTCCATCCGAGGTGTAGATGAAAGAGGGGCCCTGCTGGTTTTGGCCAACCAGACTCTGCTGGTTGAAGGCCAGGTGATCCGCAGCCCCACCAACACCCTGTCTGTCTATTACCGCTCTGGACCAGAGGGAAGTATGGGCATCTTCCAGCTCCACTATCAGA TCTTCAGGCTGAGCTGTTCTCTGCCCAAAAGGCCTCACTATGGGGAGGTGTCAGTGCTGGATCTGCTCCCTGGAGGTACCGCCCGCTTTCACTGTCACATGGGTTACCACCTACAGGGGGAGTCACTGCTCACCTGCCTCAACGCCTCCCTGCCAGTGTGGAGTGGCAAAGAGCCCAGCTGCAGGG CTCTTTGTGGAGGCTCAGTGAAAAATGCCACAGTAGGGAGAGTACTGTCTCCCTCTCCACACCACGGACCCAATGCGACCCAAGACCGCTCCTGTTCGTGGTCCCTAGAGGCCCCAAAGGACCAGAGGCTCCACCTCCACCTGGAGAGGCTCGCTTTGGGACCCACCGACAG GCTGGTGCTGTGGAGCGGTCTGGACGCTGGCTCTGTGGTGCTGTTTGACTCAGGGCGGGGAGGACAGATACCTTTTGAGGGGGTGATCAGTGAGGGTCCAGCTGTACGAATCCAGTTCATCACTGATCAGCCCAATCACAACACAGGATTTAACATCCGCTATGAAg CTTTTGAGCGTGGCCACTGCTATGAGCCATACCTCCAGAATGGAAATTTCACAACCTCTGACCCTTTGTATAGTGTTGGTACCGTGGTCCAGTTCAGCTGTGACCCAGGTCATTCTCTAGAACAAGGACCCCCAGTTATTGAGTGTATCAGTGCAAGAGATCCATACTGGAATGATACAGAGCCACTATGTAAAG CACAATGTGGGGGTGACCTGACAGGTCCAGGAGGGGTGATCCTGTCTCCAAACTGGCCAGAGTGGTACGGAGAGGGAGAGGACTGCAGCTGGAGGATACACGTTGGGGAGGACAAACGAGTGTTGCTCGATGTACAACT ACTGAACATCAGCGACAGTGACATGCTGACCATCACCGACGGCGATGAGGTCACAACCCGTATCCTGGGGCGATACGTTGGAGGAAGCAGCCCCTTTAAGCTCTCCTCCACTACCCCTGACCTGACTGTCACCTTCCATTCAGATCCCGCGGGGCTCGTCTTCGGCAAGGGCGAGGGTTTCATAATTAATTACATGG AGGTGTCCAGAAACGACTCCTGTCCAGACCTGCCTGAGATCCAAAATGGATGGAAGACAACGTCCCACATTGCTCTGGTGCGGGGGGCTCGTATCACCTACCAGTGTGATCCCGGTTATGACCTGGTGGGACGGGAGACCCTTACCTGTCAGTTAGACCTCTCCTGGAGCTCCCAGCCCCCCTTCTGTGAAAAGA TCATGTACTGCTCCGATCCTGGACATGTAGAACACTCTACCAGATCGCTGTCAGACCCGAAACTCCTTGTGGGGACGACGATTCAGTACAGCTGCAATCCAGGTTTTGTCCTGCAGGGCGGAGCCACTATCACCTGCTATGGCCGGGAGCCAGGGACCCCTGTTTGGACGTCTCGACTGCCTCACTGTGTCT ctgAGGATTCTGTTTCCTGTGAGAACCCCGGTCTCCCTGACAACGGCTACCAGGTCCTGTCCAAGAGGCTTTACCTGCCCGGCGAGTCACTCACCTTTGTCTGTTACCAAGGTTACGAGCTCATTGGGGAGGTTGCAATTAAATGCATCCTTGGAAACCCATCGTTTTGGAGCGGACCTCTACCACTCTGCAGGG TTGCAGAAGCGACAGCGGGCTCCTCTCTGGATGGAGGGAACATAGCCTTGGCCATCTTCATCCTGGTGCTTTTGTTGTCTGTACTGCTGGGAGGGGCTTATGTCTACGTCACGCG GTGCCGATATCACTCCAATTTAAGGCTGCCTCTTATCTACCCACATCCATACCGACAGATCACTGTGGAGACAGAATTTGACAACCCACTATATGAGACAGGAGGG CAGGACACTCGTGAATATGAAGTATCAATATGA
- the sez6l gene encoding seizure 6-like protein isoform X1 yields the protein MAPAACSVGYRLPNILSTVLWIGLLWTSVSARDKAVPTASSSTQSPALTPGSTNEGDTKGKSSTAVAGGLLQSMLAQKGRLVSQKRDILPSALPQNLLPLLGRGLSISSLPGSHSLEHQSGGLLRRVKPPASAAVSGRGTDPTEPLPTDTHSQLPHAQTETPEQEDEITTVGTMPEMDTDTDTETPLAAVQNCMVNFTDPEGYIDSSDDPPLPDGTFLHCTYTVTVYTGYGVELQVKSVNLSEGEQLSIRGVDERGALLVLANQTLLVEGQVIRSPTNTLSVYYRSGPEGSMGIFQLHYQIFRLSCSLPKRPHYGEVSVLDLLPGGTARFHCHMGYHLQGESLLTCLNASLPVWSGKEPSCRALCGGSVKNATVGRVLSPSPHHGPNATQDRSCSWSLEAPKDQRLHLHLERLALGPTDRLVLWSGLDAGSVVLFDSGRGGQIPFEGVISEGPAVRIQFITDQPNHNTGFNIRYEAFERGHCYEPYLQNGNFTTSDPLYSVGTVVQFSCDPGHSLEQGPPVIECISARDPYWNDTEPLCKAQCGGDLTGPGGVILSPNWPEWYGEGEDCSWRIHVGEDKRVLLDVQLLNISDSDMLTITDGDEVTTRILGRYVGGSSPFKLSSTTPDLTVTFHSDPAGLVFGKGEGFIINYMEVSRNDSCPDLPEIQNGWKTTSHIALVRGARITYQCDPGYDLVGRETLTCQLDLSWSSQPPFCEKIMYCSDPGHVEHSTRSLSDPKLLVGTTIQYSCNPGFVLQGGATITCYGREPGTPVWTSRLPHCVSEDSVSCENPGLPDNGYQVLSKRLYLPGESLTFVCYQGYELIGEVAIKCILGNPSFWSGPLPLCRANHDCFGNHALEVAEATAGSSLDGGNIALAIFILVLLLSVLLGGAYVYVTRCRYHSNLRLPLIYPHPYRQITVETEFDNPLYETGGDTREYEVSI from the exons ATAAAGCAGTCCCCACAGCCTCCTCCTCTACCCAGTCCCCAGCACTAACACCAGGGAGCACAAATGAAGGCGACACCAAAGGCAAAAGCTCCACTGCTGTGGCTGGAGGTTTGCTCCAGTCCATGCTGGCTCAGAAAGGACGACTTGTCTCCCAGAAACGGGATATTCTCCCCTCTGCTTTGCCCCAGAATCTACTCCCTCTCCTGGGCAGAGGACTGAGCATCAGCTCCCTCCCTGGAAGTCATTCCCTGGAGCATCAAAGTGGGGGATTACTGAGGAGGGTAAAACCCCCAGCATCAGCTGCAGTGTCAGGTCGAGGCACCGATCCAACTGAGCCTCTTCCTACAGATACACACTCGCAGTTGCCTCATGCACAGACAGAAACCCCTGAGCAGGAGGATGAAATCACCACTGTGGGCACGATGCCGGAGatggacacagacacagacacagaaacacCTTTGGCAG CTGTGCAGAACTGCATGGTGAATTTCACAGACCCAGAGGGATACATAGACTCCTCTGATGACCCCCCTTTACCAGACGGCACCTTCTTACACTGCACCTACACAGTCACTGTGTACACTGGATACGGAGTGGAGctccag GTGAAAAGTGTGAACCTGTCGGAGGGTGAGCAGCTGTCCATCCGAGGTGTAGATGAAAGAGGGGCCCTGCTGGTTTTGGCCAACCAGACTCTGCTGGTTGAAGGCCAGGTGATCCGCAGCCCCACCAACACCCTGTCTGTCTATTACCGCTCTGGACCAGAGGGAAGTATGGGCATCTTCCAGCTCCACTATCAGA TCTTCAGGCTGAGCTGTTCTCTGCCCAAAAGGCCTCACTATGGGGAGGTGTCAGTGCTGGATCTGCTCCCTGGAGGTACCGCCCGCTTTCACTGTCACATGGGTTACCACCTACAGGGGGAGTCACTGCTCACCTGCCTCAACGCCTCCCTGCCAGTGTGGAGTGGCAAAGAGCCCAGCTGCAGGG CTCTTTGTGGAGGCTCAGTGAAAAATGCCACAGTAGGGAGAGTACTGTCTCCCTCTCCACACCACGGACCCAATGCGACCCAAGACCGCTCCTGTTCGTGGTCCCTAGAGGCCCCAAAGGACCAGAGGCTCCACCTCCACCTGGAGAGGCTCGCTTTGGGACCCACCGACAG GCTGGTGCTGTGGAGCGGTCTGGACGCTGGCTCTGTGGTGCTGTTTGACTCAGGGCGGGGAGGACAGATACCTTTTGAGGGGGTGATCAGTGAGGGTCCAGCTGTACGAATCCAGTTCATCACTGATCAGCCCAATCACAACACAGGATTTAACATCCGCTATGAAg CTTTTGAGCGTGGCCACTGCTATGAGCCATACCTCCAGAATGGAAATTTCACAACCTCTGACCCTTTGTATAGTGTTGGTACCGTGGTCCAGTTCAGCTGTGACCCAGGTCATTCTCTAGAACAAGGACCCCCAGTTATTGAGTGTATCAGTGCAAGAGATCCATACTGGAATGATACAGAGCCACTATGTAAAG CACAATGTGGGGGTGACCTGACAGGTCCAGGAGGGGTGATCCTGTCTCCAAACTGGCCAGAGTGGTACGGAGAGGGAGAGGACTGCAGCTGGAGGATACACGTTGGGGAGGACAAACGAGTGTTGCTCGATGTACAACT ACTGAACATCAGCGACAGTGACATGCTGACCATCACCGACGGCGATGAGGTCACAACCCGTATCCTGGGGCGATACGTTGGAGGAAGCAGCCCCTTTAAGCTCTCCTCCACTACCCCTGACCTGACTGTCACCTTCCATTCAGATCCCGCGGGGCTCGTCTTCGGCAAGGGCGAGGGTTTCATAATTAATTACATGG AGGTGTCCAGAAACGACTCCTGTCCAGACCTGCCTGAGATCCAAAATGGATGGAAGACAACGTCCCACATTGCTCTGGTGCGGGGGGCTCGTATCACCTACCAGTGTGATCCCGGTTATGACCTGGTGGGACGGGAGACCCTTACCTGTCAGTTAGACCTCTCCTGGAGCTCCCAGCCCCCCTTCTGTGAAAAGA TCATGTACTGCTCCGATCCTGGACATGTAGAACACTCTACCAGATCGCTGTCAGACCCGAAACTCCTTGTGGGGACGACGATTCAGTACAGCTGCAATCCAGGTTTTGTCCTGCAGGGCGGAGCCACTATCACCTGCTATGGCCGGGAGCCAGGGACCCCTGTTTGGACGTCTCGACTGCCTCACTGTGTCT ctgAGGATTCTGTTTCCTGTGAGAACCCCGGTCTCCCTGACAACGGCTACCAGGTCCTGTCCAAGAGGCTTTACCTGCCCGGCGAGTCACTCACCTTTGTCTGTTACCAAGGTTACGAGCTCATTGGGGAGGTTGCAATTAAATGCATCCTTGGAAACCCATCGTTTTGGAGCGGACCTCTACCACTCTGCAGGG CCAACCATGACTGCTTTGGCAACCATGCTTTGGAAG TTGCAGAAGCGACAGCGGGCTCCTCTCTGGATGGAGGGAACATAGCCTTGGCCATCTTCATCCTGGTGCTTTTGTTGTCTGTACTGCTGGGAGGGGCTTATGTCTACGTCACGCG GTGCCGATATCACTCCAATTTAAGGCTGCCTCTTATCTACCCACATCCATACCGACAGATCACTGTGGAGACAGAATTTGACAACCCACTATATGAGACAGGAGGG GACACTCGTGAATATGAAGTATCAATATGA